TGTAGTGTTATATCGCGCGACGGCACAAGGCGCTCGGTTGCGTTCTTACTGTAACGTGCGCCCGGCATCGAGCGGCAGGTGCCCGAGTGCGGTTGTTCGCCGCTGTCGGGCACCATGGTCGTACAGGCGATCATTCGACACGTTTGCGGCCCGTGATCATCGCGCGGACCAGATTTTCTTTATGCTCGATGCTGGCGAGTACAACGCCTGCGACGTGCAAGCCGATAAGACCAAGGGTCAGGTTCGCCAGCAGTTCATGCGTCTCCTCCACCCACTCAACACCCCAATAGGCGTCGGTCGTCATCATGTATCCAGTTGCGGCGATGCCGGAGAGCGAGATGAGAAGAGCGATCACCATCGCGCCTCCGGCCGGGTTGTGGCCAATATAGCGTTTGGCCTTCAGTGCTATGCTGTCCAGAAGAAATCTAAGGGTTGTGACCGGGCTGTAGATGAAGTTCGAAAATCGCGCGTGGTGAGTACCGACGAAGCCCCAGATGACGCGAATGACCAGAAGCCCGATGATGACGTAACCCGCCAGGAAATGGGCCTTCTTCCACTCGTCGCCTGTCAGGTAGGAGAAGGCAAACAGCGCGACCAGACTCCAGTGGAACACGCGCACAAGCGGGTCCCAGACCTTGACCGTCGGCGGCGAGCCCGCGCCCGCCGCATCTAGATCCATCGTGCCCATGATCATTCGCTTTCGTTGCCGACCGCAGCGCCGGTCTCGGGGTTGAACACGGTCTCAACCTTGTTGCCCTTGGCGTCGATGGCGTAAACTTCGTAGCAGCTGCCCTCGAGTTTCACCCGGCGTACATCGAGGCCTGTGGCTTTGGCCTTTTCCTTGATGCTAGTCTCGTTAAGCCACTTGTCCTTGGCCGCGCTTGTGCAATTCTGCTCTTCTTCGGCGCGGGCGATACCGCCAGAGGCGGTGGCGAGCAGGAGGGTCGCGAGGATGATCATCTTCATTTGTCTTCTCCATCAAATACCCAGGAGCGGTACTGCTCTTCTGGTCGACGTCGAACCTATGGCAGGCAACATGACGACGACCTGATCACGATTGTCAGTTTCTTGTCATCTGGGATGGGCTATCGGTGTGCGATGTGTTCTTTTCGCATCCTCAGCTTCGTTGCGCTTCTCCTTCTCGGCCTGCCGTTGCCGGGGCCTGCCCGTGCCGACGATGACCGCTCACATGCTACAGGAGACGACGACCTTCCGTCGCGCGATGATCTCAGCAGGCTTGTCAGGGAGGGCAAAATTCGCCCGCTGGCAGTTCTGAAGGTTCAGGTCCTCGCCAAACTGCCGGGCGAATTGATCGATGTCATGGTGGAGCGCGACGACGGCGTTATCATCTATGAATTCCGGATTCTGAGGGACAGCGGCCGGGTCACCGAAGTGGAGGTGGAGGCCGCCTCGGGCAGGATCGTCGAAATCGAGAACGAATGATGCGTCTGCTGCTTGCCGAAGACGATCCGCTTATCGCCCGTGACGTGGGTGCCCACCTTTCGAAGGCGGGCTTCAATGTCGTGCACGAGAAGGACGGAGAGGCGGTGCTATTCGCGGGTGAACATGAGGACTTCGAGGCGGTTATACTCGACTTGGGCCTGCCCACGATTGACGGCCTCACCATCCTAAAGAGGTGGCGTTCTGCCGGCCGAGGCATGCCCGTGATCATCCTGACGGCGCGAAGCAACTGGGAGGAGCGTGTGGAGGGCATCAACGCAGGTGCCGACGACTATCTCGGCAAGCCTTTCCGCATCGCCGAACTGCTTGCCCGACTGCACGCCGTGCTGCGCAGATATTCCGGCCAAGCGAGTGCCGTCCTGTCCTCCGGGCCGGTTTCAATCGACACCCGCCGCCGTGCGGTAATGGTCGATGGAGTGCCGGTGGACGTGACGCCCCTGGAATACAAATGCCTCTCGGTCCTGATGCAGAACCGCAGTCGCGCCGTTTCGCAGATGGAGTTGACCGAACAACTCTACACCCAGGACTTCGAACGGGAGAGCAATTCCGTTGAAGTTCTTATCGGACGATTGCGAAAGAAACTTGGGCGGGACGCAATCGTCACGCGCCGGGGCTTCGGCTACCAGATCGCGGCGGACGAGTGACATGCGGTCGCTCCACAGCCGCTTCATTCTTACATCCGTGGTCGTCGTCTCGATCTGCCTCGCAGCGGCGTTCTTCGCTCTCGTCCAGATATTTGCGGAAAGCTACAGCACGCGCATCCAGAACGAATTGACCGGACACATAAATCGATTGGCCGCCGTCCTCCGCTTCTCGGCGGACGGGAA
The genomic region above belongs to Ensifer adhaerens and contains:
- a CDS encoding PepSY domain-containing protein: MKMIILATLLLATASGGIARAEEEQNCTSAAKDKWLNETSIKEKAKATGLDVRRVKLEGSCYEVYAIDAKGNKVETVFNPETGAAVGNESE
- a CDS encoding response regulator transcription factor — its product is MMRLLLAEDDPLIARDVGAHLSKAGFNVVHEKDGEAVLFAGEHEDFEAVILDLGLPTIDGLTILKRWRSAGRGMPVIILTARSNWEERVEGINAGADDYLGKPFRIAELLARLHAVLRRYSGQASAVLSSGPVSIDTRRRAVMVDGVPVDVTPLEYKCLSVLMQNRSRAVSQMELTEQLYTQDFERESNSVEVLIGRLRKKLGRDAIVTRRGFGYQIAADE
- a CDS encoding cytochrome b/b6 domain-containing protein; amino-acid sequence: MIMGTMDLDAAGAGSPPTVKVWDPLVRVFHWSLVALFAFSYLTGDEWKKAHFLAGYVIIGLLVIRVIWGFVGTHHARFSNFIYSPVTTLRFLLDSIALKAKRYIGHNPAGGAMVIALLISLSGIAATGYMMTTDAYWGVEWVEETHELLANLTLGLIGLHVAGVVLASIEHKENLVRAMITGRKRVE
- a CDS encoding PepSY domain-containing protein, with the protein product MSSPSNTQERYCSSGRRRTYGRQHDDDLITIVSFLSSGMGYRCAMCSFRILSFVALLLLGLPLPGPARADDDRSHATGDDDLPSRDDLSRLVREGKIRPLAVLKVQVLAKLPGELIDVMVERDDGVIIYEFRILRDSGRVTEVEVEAASGRIVEIENE